AACCACTTTGTAAGAGGGTACTTTGATGGAGATGGCTGTGTCAGAATTTGTATGCGTAAGGGAAAGAGACAAAAATTGGTTATTAGTAAACTTTCAACTGTTTTTACTTGTGGAAGTAAAGAGTTTTTAGAAAAGCTGGCGAAACAATTAAATGAGAATATAAAAACAAAAAATATAAAAGTCTACAATGGATGCAAATCTTATATGCTGTGCTATTCTACTGAAGATAGCGTGAAGCTATTCAAATTTTTATATAGAAACTTAAACAAAAATGATTTTCTTGAAAGAAAATTTGATAGGTTTAGAGATTATTTTAATAAAAGACCCCAAAGAATTGACAGTAAAGTGAATAATATATTACGATACTTAGGTAATGGCCAGGTGGTGAAGTAGTTAACACAGCGGTCTGCAAAACCGCAATGCGTGGGTGCAACTCCCACCCTGGCCTCATAATTGGAAAATGCCGCGGTGTTGGAACTGGTAGACAAAAGGGACTTAAAATCCCTCGGTAGTAATACCGTGCGAGTTCGAGTCTCGCCCGCGGCACAAAAAAATCCTCTTTTGAGGATTTTTGTTTTAGAATAAAGTTTCTTGATTATCTTCGTTATTCTCGACCGGTGCGAATTTATCTTTCTTTTCGCTTTCCGATTTATTTACTGCTTTTAGAACTTTGGGAATTTGCTTGAAATCTTGGATCAGAATCGTTCGCATACTTCCATTATATAAAGCGGCGGCTGGATGATAGAGCGCGTAAAAAACTCTCGTTCCAAGTCCCGGAATATTTCTTCTCATCGCTTTTCCATGGATCTGAGAAATTTTTTGATTGGGCAAAAATCTTTCCATCGAATGCCTGCCCAGCGTTACGATTAATTTCGGATCAATTATTTCTATCTGTTTTTCGAGCCATGGCCAACAGGCTTCGCTCTCTTCTGGAAGAGGATCGCGGTTCGCTGGCGGACGGCACTTTACCACGTTAGCAATATACACTTCTTCTCTTTTTAATTTTATCGTTTCTAGCATTTCGTCTAAGAATTTTCCCGCCGCCCCAACAAAAGGAATGCCCAGTTCATTTTCTTTTTGCCCCGGTCCTTCACCAATGAACATAATTTCCGCTTCCGCGCTTCCATCTCCCGGAACCACTTGCTTACAAGTTCCACGTAGAACACATTTGCAGCAAGCTATCATTTCCTTGTTTAATTTCTCTAATTTTTCCCTTTTACTTTCACTCATCAAATTTACAATTTTCAATTTACTTGTTTTCAATGAATTTTCAATTTCCAATTAATTAATTTTCAACATTGGAAATTGAGTCATTGTAAATTTATTGTAAATTGATCATTGATTATTGAAAATTATTTCAACTGGTCTATTCTTAATAGCTCGAACTTATCATTGCTCGTGTTCCAAACTGCAAATGTCGGCGGATAAATTTGATTAGCCACATTGCCTGGATTCAGCATCTTACACTCGCCAATTATTTCCTCCCAGGGCTTGTGAGTGTGCCCATAAAAAACAAAATCATATCTT
This window of the Parcubacteria group bacterium genome carries:
- a CDS encoding LAGLIDADG family homing endonuclease, whose amino-acid sequence is MGIKYAVNENFFKKWSPEMTYILGYFYADGSMEDASYLRGKYIRVSSIDKSTILKIRNWLKSKHTIVKINPPTNNGHKRYLLRIGNHTLYNDLIKLGLYPNKSLTVKFPNIPQKYFNHFVRGYFDGDGCVRICMRKGKRQKLVISKLSTVFTCGSKEFLEKLAKQLNENIKTKNIKVYNGCKSYMLCYSTEDSVKLFKFLYRNLNKNDFLERKFDRFRDYFNKRPQRIDSKVNNILRYLGNGQVVK
- a CDS encoding uracil-DNA glycosylase, coding for MSESKREKLEKLNKEMIACCKCVLRGTCKQVVPGDGSAEAEIMFIGEGPGQKENELGIPFVGAAGKFLDEMLETIKLKREEVYIANVVKCRPPANRDPLPEESEACWPWLEKQIEIIDPKLIVTLGRHSMERFLPNQKISQIHGKAMRRNIPGLGTRVFYALYHPAAALYNGSMRTILIQDFKQIPKVLKAVNKSESEKKDKFAPVENNEDNQETLF